The following coding sequences are from one Bradyrhizobium sp. 200 window:
- a CDS encoding ABC transporter ATP-binding protein: MTEATELNRPAKTAAPLLSVSNIEVVYDKVILVLRGLSLEVPRGAIVALLGANGAGKSTTLKAISGLLKTEDGEVIRGEILFDGERINGIDPDKIVRRGIFQVMEGRRIIADMTSIENLKLGAFTRTDNEIGADIDMVFRYFPRLKERTGLAGYLSGGEQQMLAIGRALMARPKMILMDEPSMGLSPLLVKEVFGIIKAINRDLGVTILLVEQNARAALSVASHGYIMEQGKVVLDGTADELRDNEDVKEFYLGGAGDQRKSFKNLKSFKRRKRWL; the protein is encoded by the coding sequence ATGACTGAAGCAACCGAACTCAATCGTCCTGCGAAGACCGCCGCGCCGCTGCTCAGCGTCAGCAACATCGAAGTCGTCTACGACAAGGTCATCCTGGTGCTGCGCGGCCTCAGCCTCGAAGTGCCGAGGGGCGCGATCGTAGCCCTGCTCGGCGCCAACGGCGCCGGCAAGTCGACGACGCTGAAGGCGATCTCAGGCCTGCTCAAGACCGAGGACGGCGAAGTCATCCGCGGCGAAATCCTTTTCGACGGCGAGCGCATCAACGGCATCGACCCCGACAAGATCGTCCGCCGCGGCATCTTTCAGGTGATGGAAGGCCGCCGGATCATCGCCGACATGACGTCGATCGAAAATCTGAAGCTCGGCGCCTTCACCCGCACCGACAACGAGATCGGTGCCGACATCGACATGGTGTTCAGATATTTCCCGCGGCTGAAGGAGCGCACCGGGCTCGCCGGCTATCTCTCCGGCGGCGAGCAGCAGATGCTGGCGATCGGCCGCGCGCTGATGGCGCGGCCCAAGATGATCCTGATGGACGAGCCGTCGATGGGCTTGTCACCACTGCTAGTCAAGGAGGTGTTTGGAATCATCAAGGCAATCAACCGCGACCTCGGCGTCACCATCCTCCTGGTGGAGCAGAACGCCCGCGCCGCGCTGTCGGTCGCGAGCCACGGCTACATCATGGAACAGGGCAAGGTGGTGCTCGACGGCACCGCCGACGAATTGCGCGACAACGAGGACGTCAAGGAATTCTACCTCGGCGGCGCCGGCGACCAGCGCAAGAGCTTCAAGAACCTGAAAAGCTTCAAGCGGCGAAAGCGGTGGCTGTGA
- a CDS encoding AGE family epimerase/isomerase yields MAEGHTAAAGDGAASADIVARLKLRMIEHCLPLWSTEGWDDKAGGFIDRLDSDGRADRLAPRRVFVQARQIYCYAKAAQMGWYPDGRVIALKGLEHLLAKAKGPDGRPGFVHMLTPDGAVLDPLRDSYDHAFVLLALAGVYALDRDAQIRAEIDALCHFIETGLRSPHGGVHEGLPVSMPRRQNPQMHLFEAMIAAFDATHDLVFQNRAGNFFSLFLANLYDKQRQVLGEYFEEDWSKIEPVSVEPGHQAEWAWLLKGFERITGCPTGRYRGELLATALRYRDEATGCLVDEGDANGNIRRHTRRLWPQTEIAKAWIAQAEAGEAGAADEARAALSRLERHYLSHPVAGGWYDQFDRDGNSLVATIPASSFYHVLCAVAEAEQVIG; encoded by the coding sequence ATGGCTGAAGGACATACCGCTGCGGCAGGAGATGGCGCCGCTTCTGCCGATATCGTCGCCAGGCTGAAGCTTCGCATGATCGAGCACTGCTTGCCGCTGTGGTCGACCGAAGGCTGGGACGACAAAGCGGGCGGCTTTATCGACCGGCTCGACAGCGACGGCCGTGCAGACCGCCTGGCGCCGCGCCGGGTGTTCGTGCAGGCACGCCAGATCTATTGCTACGCCAAGGCGGCGCAGATGGGCTGGTATCCCGACGGTCGCGTGATCGCGCTGAAGGGGCTGGAGCATCTCCTGGCGAAGGCGAAAGGCCCTGACGGCAGACCGGGCTTTGTCCACATGTTGACGCCGGATGGCGCTGTGCTGGATCCGCTGCGCGATTCCTACGACCACGCGTTCGTGCTGTTGGCGCTGGCGGGCGTCTATGCGCTCGATCGTGACGCGCAAATCCGCGCCGAGATCGACGCGCTGTGTCACTTCATCGAAACGGGGCTGCGCTCGCCGCATGGCGGCGTTCACGAGGGATTGCCGGTATCGATGCCGCGGCGGCAGAACCCGCAGATGCATCTGTTCGAAGCGATGATCGCGGCGTTCGACGCGACACATGACCTCGTGTTCCAGAACAGGGCCGGAAATTTCTTCAGCCTGTTTCTGGCCAACCTTTACGACAAGCAGCGGCAGGTGCTTGGCGAATATTTCGAGGAAGACTGGTCGAAGATCGAGCCCGTCAGCGTCGAGCCGGGGCATCAGGCGGAGTGGGCCTGGCTCTTGAAGGGCTTTGAGCGCATCACCGGGTGCCCGACCGGCCGCTACCGCGGCGAATTGCTGGCGACCGCGCTGCGCTATCGCGACGAGGCGACCGGCTGCCTGGTCGACGAGGGCGACGCCAACGGCAACATCAGGCGGCATACGCGCCGGCTGTGGCCGCAGACCGAAATCGCCAAGGCGTGGATCGCGCAGGCGGAAGCGGGCGAGGCGGGGGCCGCGGACGAAGCGCGCGCGGCGTTGTCGCGGCTCGAACGGCACTATCTCAGCCATCCCGTGGCGGGCGGCTGGTACGACCAGTTCGATCGCGACGGCAACTCGCTGGTCGCCACCATCCCTGCGTCTTCGTTCTATCATGTTCTCTGCGCGGTCGCGGAAGCGGAGCAGGTGATCGGCTAA
- a CDS encoding ABC transporter substrate-binding protein encodes MTMKTLLSTASLALLLGSTAASAQAPIALGHLTDYSGPTSDVGTPFGQGVADTYAWINKSGGINGAKVNVDTVDYGYQVPRAIAQYKKWSGADKVAAILGWGTADTEALTGFLAQDKIPDISASYAAALSDPTGAGGKAKPAPYNFFYGPSYSDAVRGMLTWAAEDWKSKGKPGKPKFVHMGANHPYPNAPKAAGEAIAAELGFELLPPIVFALTPGDYSAQCLTLKSSGANYAYLGNTAGSNISVLNACKAAGVDVQFLGNVWGMDENAAKAAGAAADGVVFPLRTAVAWGGNAPGMKTFMEISKMSDAAGTTYRPVHYIAGVCTALYMKEAVEWAAKNGGATGENVKKGFYQKKDWVPAGGEGICNPSTFTETDHRGTLKVDLYRMKVAGATDAPLNDLVKSGGIKMEKVKTIDLPRKPEWLGW; translated from the coding sequence ATGACGATGAAGACTCTACTGAGCACCGCCTCGCTGGCCTTGCTGTTGGGTAGCACCGCGGCATCGGCCCAGGCGCCGATCGCGCTGGGGCATCTCACCGACTATTCAGGGCCCACTTCGGACGTCGGAACGCCGTTCGGACAGGGTGTCGCGGACACCTATGCGTGGATCAACAAGAGCGGCGGCATCAACGGCGCCAAGGTCAATGTCGATACCGTCGATTACGGCTATCAGGTGCCGCGCGCCATCGCCCAGTACAAGAAATGGTCGGGCGCCGACAAGGTCGCCGCCATTCTCGGCTGGGGCACGGCCGACACTGAAGCGCTGACTGGATTCCTGGCCCAGGACAAGATCCCCGATATTTCGGCATCCTATGCCGCAGCGCTCTCCGATCCGACCGGAGCCGGCGGCAAGGCCAAGCCCGCGCCCTACAATTTCTTCTATGGTCCGAGCTACTCGGACGCGGTACGTGGCATGCTGACCTGGGCTGCCGAGGATTGGAAGTCCAAGGGCAAGCCCGGCAAGCCGAAATTTGTCCATATGGGTGCGAACCACCCCTATCCGAACGCGCCGAAGGCCGCCGGTGAGGCGATTGCCGCCGAACTCGGCTTCGAGTTGCTGCCGCCGATCGTGTTCGCGTTGACGCCCGGCGACTACAGCGCGCAGTGCCTGACCCTGAAGAGCTCGGGCGCCAACTACGCCTATCTCGGCAACACCGCAGGTTCCAACATCTCCGTGCTCAACGCCTGCAAGGCGGCCGGTGTCGACGTGCAGTTCCTCGGCAATGTCTGGGGCATGGACGAGAACGCCGCCAAGGCCGCAGGTGCTGCCGCCGATGGCGTGGTGTTCCCGCTGCGCACCGCGGTGGCGTGGGGCGGCAACGCACCCGGCATGAAGACCTTCATGGAAATCTCCAAGATGTCGGACGCGGCCGGTACCACTTACCGTCCCGTGCATTACATCGCCGGCGTCTGCACCGCGCTCTACATGAAGGAAGCCGTCGAATGGGCTGCCAAGAACGGCGGCGCCACCGGCGAGAACGTCAAGAAGGGCTTCTATCAGAAGAAGGATTGGGTGCCCGCTGGCGGCGAAGGCATATGCAACCCCTCAACCTTCACCGAGACGGATCACCGCGGCACGCTCAAGGTCGATCTCTATCGCATGAAGGTCGCCGGCGCGACCGACGCTCCGCTCAACGATCTCGTAAAAAGCGGCGGCATCAAGATGGAGAAGGTGAAAACGATCGACCTGCCGCGCAAGCCCGAGTGGCTCGGCTGGTAA